One Methanosphaera cuniculi DNA window includes the following coding sequences:
- a CDS encoding chorismate mutase, which yields MNKQQAEQLLKDSRDKIDILDKQILDLIVERTSLAQDIITSKKALGMDLFDAQREEAIHKKLKSMLDEINIDENLVLEIFDLLATISKNEQKKYL from the coding sequence TTGAATAAACAACAAGCAGAACAATTATTAAAAGATTCTCGAGACAAAATAGATATACTCGATAAACAAATACTAGATTTAATAGTTGAAAGAACATCACTAGCTCAAGATATAATAACATCAAAAAAAGCCCTGGGAATGGACTTATTTGATGCACAAAGAGAAGAAGCTATACATAAGAAGCTTAAAAGTATGCTTGATGAAATAAATATTGATGAAAACTTAGTTCTTGAAATATTTGATTTACTTGCAACAATAAGCAAAAATGAGCAGAAAAAATATTTATAA
- a CDS encoding shikimate kinase, whose amino-acid sequence MVKVRSPASATVINAISIGRGSAYGIKLYVTADVNIINRNSDYDIECICMSLDDPDMDVSLIDECVKLVYERLCECKDFNLKNITLKVETKSDIPPGSGLSSSSAASNSVVYATLLTLLDEAGLTVDDVGISDEDIINIGIEASLNVGVSITGAYDDASASFYGGWKITDNMKREIIADYPHKYSKVLIYIPDKSSYTAQCDVENMKILAPLVEIAFSHALDKNIEKALTLNGLLYSTALNLDTQVALDALKAGAKAAGLSGTGSAYSILVDNQKDIVEIKSALSKYPGRLIETELDNEGSVVIGEDNFE is encoded by the coding sequence ATGGTAAAGGTACGATCTCCAGCATCTGCTACTGTGATTAATGCTATTAGTATTGGTCGAGGGTCAGCATATGGTATTAAGTTATATGTTACAGCAGATGTTAATATAATAAATCGTAATTCTGATTATGATATTGAATGTATATGTATGAGTCTTGATGATCCTGATATGGATGTATCATTAATTGATGAATGTGTAAAACTTGTATATGAACGATTATGTGAATGTAAAGATTTTAATCTTAAAAATATAACATTAAAAGTTGAAACTAAATCTGATATTCCACCAGGTTCAGGCTTATCAAGTAGTAGTGCTGCTTCAAATTCTGTTGTATATGCAACTTTACTAACACTTCTAGATGAAGCTGGTTTAACAGTTGATGATGTTGGTATATCAGATGAGGATATTATTAATATTGGTATTGAAGCATCTCTTAATGTTGGTGTTTCTATTACTGGTGCATATGATGATGCTTCTGCTTCATTTTATGGTGGTTGGAAGATTACAGATAATATGAAACGTGAAATTATTGCAGATTATCCTCATAAATATTCGAAAGTTTTAATATATATACCAGACAAATCTTCATATACTGCACAGTGTGATGTTGAAAATATGAAAATTTTAGCACCACTTGTGGAAATCGCATTTTCGCATGCATTAGATAAAAATATTGAAAAAGCTCTAACATTAAATGGCTTACTTTATTCTACTGCATTAAATTTAGATACTCAAGTTGCATTAGATGCTCTTAAAGCAGGGGCTAAAGCTGCAGGATTATCAGGAACTGGGTCAGCTTATTCTATATTAGTAGATAATCAAAAAGATATTGTAGAAATTAAAAGTGCACTTTCTAAATATCCAGGACGATTAATTGAAACAGAACTTGATAATGAGGGATCTGTGGTAATAGGTGAGGATAATTTTGAATAA